The Aspergillus flavus chromosome 2, complete sequence region CCTTGACACCGCCTTCATCAACTTCTAGATAAAATGACCGGGAAAGTACCGCGTCGAGTCATCTCTCATCCCGACCTATCATCCCGATATCGTGTCGTTCGGCTTCaattttctatatctattccTTTTGGCTCCAAGGCCATCATCTCACGTTTACACAAAATTGCTTCCTGGAGAAGACTCATGTTCAATTCGAGACGGTAGTCGAAGTTGGCAAGGGCTCGTGGCATCTCTAGCCGGTTGGACTTTCTCAATACACTTCCCCCAAACTTCATCAGCGGAAGCGATCTTGCTAACCGAGGATtattcttcttgtctttaaAGCTGCTCTAAAGGCCAGTCGTACTACATACAAATCACCTCTGGTCTTTTCTTGTATAAGTCAAGTGGAGAACCTGTCGCATCATGGCTTCACGTCGGTCGAGGTCTCCATCGACCCCTTCTGAGGGTGAGATCATCGAATCAGGTTCAGAGACGAAGGCAACTACGTCGCACTTTCCTCTTAATGGCAACAGCGTTGACCGTCCCACCAGAGCCAGTACATCACCGGCGCCCAGATCTCCAGCATCTCTAAGCAGCAGATCGTCTCGTCGCCGGAGATCGAGGACGAGATCGCGTTCCCGGTCCCGCTCTCCCTACCGAAGCTACAGAGGACATAAGCGTCGACTTGACGATGATTTTGATGATCGACGGTTCCGGAACGACATCTCGCGACGCGGCGGATACCCGTACGATGATCGGTACTATGATCGTGGTTCCTCACATAGACGGCCAAGACCCTATCACGACTATGATCGGGAGGAAGATTATGGCGGTGGTCTTCGATACAGCGATGACTATGACCGACGTCGGGATAAGCGCCCTCGTACTCGAAGCCGAACACCACCGTACCGCGAAGTCCGGAAACCTAGACAATACTCGGGTGACGAGTGGGAAACTCCTAGGGAGGAAAGTGTAGCTTCCAAGGATGCTAGAAGAAGGTCGTCTACTGAACAGTTAGTGAGCGAACGAGGGCAAACACCCGTCGCTCGAGATTCTAAAGGTGATACTGAAACTCGAACGAATCAGGTGCAGCAAGGTTCTGGAGATACCATGTCGCTTACTGAAGAAAGGTATGCTGTCACTGTTAGTTATATATGTAGTGTCTTCCTCGCTGATTTATGTTAGCACAAACGCAACGGTTCAAGACGCCCACAGAGAGCCTCAACCGGCCGAGCCGATTGACGAAGCGACCCAATTGGAGGCTCGTCGGAAACGGCGTGAGGCTATCAGAGCTAAGTATAGAGGCCAGGCTACGCCTTTACGTTTACAGGCACTCCATATCGCAGGCGATGGGGCCTCGTCTACACCTAATAGCGAGCCGGTTGCAACCAACAACGCAGCGTCAGGTATGTGGATTTTCGTCTGTGTTCCACCGAGAGGCTTTAAAGCATTGTTGAACTAATACGAAATCTCCTCTGCAGACTCGCAACTGTCAGCTTCCGAAACACCAAACGACAGCACTGGAGAGGCGTTCTCCGACTTCAAGATCGGCAACGTTGCTGACTTAGTTAATGATGATGCTCCCGTGGATGGAACTGATAAAGATGAACCTTCTGCAGCGGACTATGACCCCACCCTTGACATGAAAGCTGAGAGGGAAAGGCATACAAGTGCGGACGTTTCTGCGGCGTCATACGACGAGACTCAGACCACCAAACAAGATGTTCTAATCCCCGATGCTGTTCCAGTGCAGCAAGAACAGCCTAAGGCGAAGGATCCATACGACATGTTtgcagaggatgatgatgatatgtTTGCCGAAGAAACACAGGATACAACACAGCCAGCGCACGCATCGGCCGTGCCGGCCGTGCCTCAGCCACAGGAGCTCGATATCAGCATGATGGACAATTGGGACGATCCGGAAGGATACTACAATGTGCGTCTTGGTGAGTTGATCAATGGGCGGTATCATGTACAGCAGAACCTCGGCAAAGGAATGTTCTCATCGGTCGTACGCGCGACCGACTCGAAAACTGGTAAGCTGGTTGCAGTCAAAATCATTCGACAGAACGACACCATGAGGAAGGCAGGTATGAAGGAAATTGGCATCTTGGAACAGCTTCGTGAAGCCGACCCCGACGATAAGAAGCACATTATCAAATTCGAACGCTATTTCGATCACAAGGGACACCTCTGCATGGTTTTTGAGAATCTCAGCATGAACTTGCGCGAGGTCTTGAAGAAATTTGGACGAGATGTTGGGTTGAACTTAATGGCGATCCGGGCGTATGCACAGCAGATCTTCCTCGGGCTAAGTTTGCTTCGGAAGTGTAATATCCTCCATGCGGACTTGAAACCCGACAATCTGTTGGTAAATGAACAGCGAAACATTCTCAAGGTCTGTGACTTGGGCTCTGCATCCTCGACTACGGAGAACGAAATTACACCGTACCTTGTGAGTCGGTTCTACCGAGCCCCGGAGATCATCCTGGGAATTCCCTACGATCAGGCCATTGATGTATGGTCCATTGGCTGTACGCTGTTCGAATTGTACACGGGCAAGATTCTGTTTACGGGGCGGAATAACAACCAGATGCTACGGTCGATCATGGAATGTCGCGGCAAATACCCACCCAAGCTTCTGCGAAAGGGATCGCTGACGCACATGCATTTTGACGACATGTTAAATTTCCACAGCACcgaagaagacaagatcACAGGGCGTCTGGTCACGCGGGTGGTTGACTTCAAAAAGCCCACTCGGGATCTGAAAACAAGGCTGATGGGCAAAGGTACTCGCGGAATGACGGACAGCGAGGCAAAGGAGCTGGCACTGTTTGTGGATCTGCTGGATCGCTGTTTGAGTCTCAACCCGGAGAAGCGGTGCACGCCGGCTGAGGCTCTGAAGCATCCGTTCATTTCGCGGCCGAAGGCTTAGTTCGTAGCCTGGAGTGGAGCGCCAACTCACCGTTCCttgtatatagtataatGTGTCATCGTAGTATACTTGTGTCTACTCAATCCAATCGGAATATACCACCGTTCCCATTTCCATCGGTCGAAGTTGCCACTTATCTGATTGCCGGGTGGAGCAGGGATTTGGAATGTCCAGACCAACCCTCCGTTCTCTCGCGATGGCAAACATCAGGCTGTCTGACTCAATGGATGATGCAAAGACGATCCCGATCCCCGATCCACCGTCGCTGACGAGAATGTtgatagtattatataagtCTATATGCAAGGATCCGCCGTGAATGTGAGACGGTGATAGGGCCGGTATGGAATCCCCCCTCCGTCGATTTCCACCGCCACGACAAAGTCTCACTCTGCCAACCGCGCGGAAACGCAACGAGGCAAACAATAATTGCGGAATTGcggagaaaagggaaaaccCAGAGATCAAACCAGTCCAGAATGATGTCAGCTATCTAGTTGAGGAGGCGTCCATGTTACACGTCTATCCCTTGACAGTGTCCATCTCAATTTCAATAACGGACCCTAGCCagtcaaagaacaaaaggtCATGACAGTCGGTATGACTTCATCATTGCAGATGGCTTCGGTCGACCGTTAGAGTATAGGTCAGAAAGATAAGCATCAATATTTGCAAGACCTATCAGACTGGAATGCAGATTCCCTGACGTCTTTCATGTATATTTCCTTTTActttttgggtttcttttctttggttccCCCCTGGCGGAGAGACTCTGAATAGGGACCCGTTCTTAAGACTGCTCTTATTGTGTCTGGGGTACAGAATGCAAGTCAGTTTCGTAAAGTGTCTACGGATGATGATCGTAATCTTAAAAGGTTCCTTATTTGTTTCTCGGGGTTTTGGAG contains the following coding sequences:
- a CDS encoding serine/threonine protein kinase; this translates as MASRRSRSPSTPSEGEIIESGSETKATTSHFPLNGNSVDRPTRASTSPAPRSPASLSSRSSRRRRSRTRSRSRSRSPYRSYRGHKRRLDDDFDDRRFRNDISRRGGYPYDDRYYDRGSSHRRPRPYHDYDREEDYGGGLRYSDDYDRRRDKRPRTRSRTPPYREVRKPRQYSGDEWETPREESVASKDARRRSSTEQLVSERGQTPVARDSKGDTETRTNQVQQGSGDTMSLTEESTNATVQDAHREPQPAEPIDEATQLEARRKRREAIRAKYRGQATPLRLQALHIAGDGASSTPNSEPVATNNAASDSQLSASETPNDSTGEAFSDFKIGNVADLVNDDAPVDGTDKDEPSAADYDPTLDMKAERERHTSADVSAASYDETQTTKQDVLIPDAVPVQQEQPKAKDPYDMFAEDDDDMFAEETQDTTQPAHASAVPAVPQPQELDISMMDNWDDPEGYYNVRLGELINGRYHVQQNLGKGMFSSVVRATDSKTGKLVAVKIIRQNDTMRKAGMKEIGILEQLREADPDDKKHIIKFERYFDHKGHLCMVFENLSMNLREVLKKFGRDVGLNLMAIRAYAQQIFLGLSLLRKCNILHADLKPDNLLVNEQRNILKVCDLGSASSTTENEITPYLVSRFYRAPEIILGIPYDQAIDVWSIGCTLFELYTGKILFTGRNNNQMLRSIMECRGKYPPKLLRKGSLTHMHFDDMLNFHSTEEDKITGRLVTRVVDFKKPTRDLKTRLMGKGTRGMTDSEAKELALFVDLLDRCLSLNPEKRCTPAEALKHPFISRPKA